From the Salmo trutta chromosome 30, fSalTru1.1, whole genome shotgun sequence genome, one window contains:
- the LOC115168831 gene encoding neurexophilin-4-like: MKVKHLSKDFQIVSTKTKPPNYSSVGPYGWSQNLSLPLDQSQLRSKPKPPMKTPIKAKKTFGWGNFYLNIKTTKFSLLVTSKIVDHINGTFSVYFHHNSSHLGNISISIVPPSKAVEWEDVGSPELQFRNQPQSTINAHLQEMKALNCRMEYQRTNRAKKTKPCLYDPSQTCYSEHTQSHAAWICAKPFKVFCIFISFLSTDYKLVQKVCPDYNFKADLQQFGRRGQSMN, from the coding sequence ATGAAAGTCAAACACCTTTCCAAAGACTTCCAGATCGTATCCACCAAGACTAAGCCCCCAAACTATAGCTCTGTGGGCCCATATGGCTGGTCACAGAACCTCTCCCTACCCCTGGATCAGTCACAGTTACGCTCCAAACCCAAGCCCCCCATGAAAACACCTATCAAAGCTAAGAAGACCTTTGGCTGGGGAAACTTCTACCTCAACATCAAAACCACCAAGTTCAGCCTGCTGGTGACAAGTAAGATAGTGGACCACATCAACGGCACCTTCAGTGTGTACTTCCATCACAATTCGTCCCATCTAGGGAATATCTCAATAAGCATCGTTCCTCCCTCCAAAGCTGTGGAATGGGAGGATGTGGGAAGCCCGGAGCTCCAGTTCCGGAatcagccacagtctaccatCAATGCGCACCTGCAAGAGATGAAGGCCCTCAACTGCAGGATGGAGTACCAGAGGACCAACAGGGCCAAGAAGACCAAACCCTGCCTCTATGACCCCTCCCAGACCTGCTACTCAGAACACACTCAGTCTCATGCCGCCTGGATCTGTGCCAAGCCCTTCAAGGTCTTCTGTATATTCATCTCTTTTCTCAGCACCGACTACAAACTGGTGCAGAAGGTCTGTCCAGACTACAACTTCAAGGCAGATCTCCAGCAATTTGGACGACGAGGACAGTCGATGAACTAG